In Pyrus communis chromosome 8, drPyrComm1.1, whole genome shotgun sequence, one genomic interval encodes:
- the LOC137742789 gene encoding BTB/POZ domain-containing protein At1g55760-like isoform X1 yields MSDSAYRVETTSRLAQWRIDNLASCTYRKSDPFKIGKWNWHLSVEKNRVLFVKLYPEISNLTRENPPIASFIIRVVCSVGDRKTLTHPEVTNKKLKSNDDFVWAIEVPLTGKFIIDVEFRDLKTASGEGGEPCSIWAGGSTQKRSNATALASLSRMLTEGIHTDIMINVSDGSIGAHRAILAARSPVFRSMFSHDLKEKELSTINISDMSIDACQAFLNYIYGNIGHEEFLTHRLALLHAADKYDISDLKDACHESLLEDIDTKNVLERLQNASLYQLPQLKTSCMRYLVKFGKIYDIRDDFNAFLLCADRDLIAEIFGEVLGAWKGF; encoded by the exons ATGAGCGATTCAGCTTACAGAGTCGAAACCACCTCACGCCTCGCCCAATGGAGAATCGACAACTTGGCTTCCTGCACATACCGAAAGTCCGATCCTTTCAAGATTGGCAAGTGGAATTG GCACTTATCTGTGGAGAAGAACAGAGTGTTGTTTGTTAAATTGTATCCGGAGATATCGAATTTAACGAGAGAGAATCCGCCGATTGCTTCGTTTATTATTCGAGTGGTGTGTTCTGTTGGTGATCGAAAGACCTTAACTCATCCAG AAGTTACAAACAAAAAGCTCAAAAGCAATGATGATTTTGTTTGGGCTATTGAGGTTCCCTTAACTGGAAAATTCATCATCGACGTTGAATTCCGTGATTTGAAGACTGCGTCCGGAGAG GGTGGAGAACCTTGCTCCATTTGGGCTGGAGGATCAACGCAAAAGCGATCAAATGCAACTGCTCTTGCGTCCCTGAGTCGAATGTTAACAGAAGGCATCCACACGGACATCATGATTAACGTGTCTGATGGAAGCATTGGAGCTCATCGGGCAATTCTTGCTGCTAGATCACCTGTTTTCCGGAGCATGTTTTCACATGACCTCAAAGAGAAAGAACTGTCTACCATAAACATCTCCGATATGTCAATTGATGCTTGTCAGGCTTTTCTTAATTACATTTATGGAAACATCGGACATGAAGAATTTCTGACCCACAGGCTGGCACTTCTCCATGCTGCTGACAAGTACGACATCTCTGACCTGAAAGACGCCTGCCATGAAAGTCTTTTGGAAGACATTGATACAAAGAATGTGCTcgaaaggctccaaaatgcatctctGTACCAGTTGCCTCAATTGAAAACCAGCTGCATGCGATACCTTGTGAAGTTTGGGAAGATATATGACATCCGAGATgatttcaatgctttcttgctATGCGCAGACAGGGACTTGATAGCAGAAATCTTCGGCGAAGTTCTTGGTGCCTGGAAAGGTTTCTGA
- the LOC137742789 gene encoding BTB/POZ domain-containing protein At1g55760-like isoform X2 → MSDSAYRVETTSRLAQWRIDNLASCTYRKSDPFKIGKWNWHLSVEKNRVLFVKLYPEISNLTRENPPIASFIIRVVCSVGDRKTLTHPVTNKKLKSNDDFVWAIEVPLTGKFIIDVEFRDLKTASGEGGEPCSIWAGGSTQKRSNATALASLSRMLTEGIHTDIMINVSDGSIGAHRAILAARSPVFRSMFSHDLKEKELSTINISDMSIDACQAFLNYIYGNIGHEEFLTHRLALLHAADKYDISDLKDACHESLLEDIDTKNVLERLQNASLYQLPQLKTSCMRYLVKFGKIYDIRDDFNAFLLCADRDLIAEIFGEVLGAWKGF, encoded by the exons ATGAGCGATTCAGCTTACAGAGTCGAAACCACCTCACGCCTCGCCCAATGGAGAATCGACAACTTGGCTTCCTGCACATACCGAAAGTCCGATCCTTTCAAGATTGGCAAGTGGAATTG GCACTTATCTGTGGAGAAGAACAGAGTGTTGTTTGTTAAATTGTATCCGGAGATATCGAATTTAACGAGAGAGAATCCGCCGATTGCTTCGTTTATTATTCGAGTGGTGTGTTCTGTTGGTGATCGAAAGACCTTAACTCATCCAG TTACAAACAAAAAGCTCAAAAGCAATGATGATTTTGTTTGGGCTATTGAGGTTCCCTTAACTGGAAAATTCATCATCGACGTTGAATTCCGTGATTTGAAGACTGCGTCCGGAGAG GGTGGAGAACCTTGCTCCATTTGGGCTGGAGGATCAACGCAAAAGCGATCAAATGCAACTGCTCTTGCGTCCCTGAGTCGAATGTTAACAGAAGGCATCCACACGGACATCATGATTAACGTGTCTGATGGAAGCATTGGAGCTCATCGGGCAATTCTTGCTGCTAGATCACCTGTTTTCCGGAGCATGTTTTCACATGACCTCAAAGAGAAAGAACTGTCTACCATAAACATCTCCGATATGTCAATTGATGCTTGTCAGGCTTTTCTTAATTACATTTATGGAAACATCGGACATGAAGAATTTCTGACCCACAGGCTGGCACTTCTCCATGCTGCTGACAAGTACGACATCTCTGACCTGAAAGACGCCTGCCATGAAAGTCTTTTGGAAGACATTGATACAAAGAATGTGCTcgaaaggctccaaaatgcatctctGTACCAGTTGCCTCAATTGAAAACCAGCTGCATGCGATACCTTGTGAAGTTTGGGAAGATATATGACATCCGAGATgatttcaatgctttcttgctATGCGCAGACAGGGACTTGATAGCAGAAATCTTCGGCGAAGTTCTTGGTGCCTGGAAAGGTTTCTGA